One window from the genome of Rhinolophus ferrumequinum isolate MPI-CBG mRhiFer1 chromosome 10, mRhiFer1_v1.p, whole genome shotgun sequence encodes:
- the TXN2 gene encoding thioredoxin, mitochondrial gives MAQRLLLRRFLASVISRKPPQGWREPLTSRALQTPRCSPGNLTITPSQARSIFSTRVCSTTFNIQDGPDFQDRVVNSDTPVVVDFHAQWCGPCKILGPRLEKVVAKQRGKVVMAKVDIDDHTDLAIEYEVSAVPTVLAIKNGDVVDKFVGIKDEDQLEAFLKKLIG, from the exons ATGGCTCAGCGACTTCTCCTGAGGAGGTTCCTGGCCTCTGTCATCTCCAGGAAGCCGCCTCAAGGTTGGCGGGAACCCCTCACCTCCAGGGCCCTGCAGACCCCACGATGCAGTCCTGGTAACCTGACAATAACACCCAGCCAAGCACGTTCAATATTCAGCACCAGAGTCTGTTCAACAACCTTTAACATCCAGGATGGACCTGACTTTCAAGACCGAGTTGTCAACAGTGACACACCAGTGGTTGTGGATTTCCATGCACA GTGGTGTGGTCCCTGCAAGATCCTGGGGCCAAGGTTAGAGAAGGTGGTGGCCAAGCAGCGCGGAAAGGTGGTGATGGCCAAGGTGGATATTGACGACCACACAGACCTCGCCATAGAGTATGAG GTGTCAGCTGTGCCCACTGTCCTAGCCATCAAGAACGGGGACGTGGTGGACAAGTTTGTGGGCATCAAGGACGAGGACCAGCTGGAGGCTTTCCTGAAGAAGCTGATTGGCTGA